A stretch of DNA from Streptomyces sp. NBC_01197:
GGCAGAGTCAGACCTTGTCGACGATGCCCCCCTTCCCCTCCGCGCGGGCGCAGTGCCCGCCGCAGTACCACTCGCCGTCGGCCTCCACGCCCTGCCCGATGACCTGGACACGGCAGTGCCCGCAGATGGGCGCCATCCGGTGAATGGCGCAGGAGAAGCAGTCGAATACGTGGACCGCGCCCTGCGCGTGGACCTCGAAGGACATGCCGTAGTCGTTTCCGCATACCTCGCAACGTGCCATGCGCCACAGGGTGGGACGCGCGGGCGCCGGCGGGCGAGCGGGCGGTGGGCGAGTCGCCCGCCAATCACCCGTCTGCCGGGGCCGGGGCGACGTCGCGCAGCAGCTGGGTGAAGGCGGCCTCGTCGATCACTGGGGTGCCGAAGGACTTGGCCTTGACCGTCTTGGACGTGGCGGAGTCCGGGTCGTTGGTGACGAGCAGGCTGGTCAGCCGGGACAGGCTCGTCGCCACATGCAGCCCGGCTTCGGCCGCCCGGTCCTCCAGCAGCTCGCGGTCGACCGAGGTGTCACCGGAGAACGCCACCCGCATCCCTTGCGCCAGCGGCTTCCCCGGCTCGTACCGCCCCGGATTCGGATAGGGACAGGCGGGCCGCTTCCTCGCCGGGCGCCAGCTGCTCTGCCGGTACGAGGCCTGGTAGCCGACGCGCGGCGCGGCCGGGGCGTCCGACCACTCGGTGAGCGGCCTGCACTCAAGGAGCGGCAGCCGCACCCCGTCCCTGGCCGCCGCGTGCAGACTCGGGCGGAACGCCTCGGCCAGCACGCGGGCGTCGTCGAGAGCGTGGTGGGCGTGCTCCTGTACGACGCCGAAGTGCGCGGCGAGCGACTCCAGCTTGTGGTTGGGCAACGGGAGGGCCAGCTCCTTGGAGAGCGCGATGGTGCACAGCCGCTGGCGGACCGGGGCGGTGCGCTGAGCGCGGGCGTACTCCCTCGAGATCATCTGCCAGTCGAAGATCGCGTTGTGCGCCACCAGCACGCGCCCGTCGAGCCGTTCGGCGAACTCCGCCGCGATCTCCGGGAAGAGCGGGGCGCCCTCCAGGACATCACTGGTCAGGCCGTGGATCCAGACGGGGCCGGGGTCCCGCTCCGGATTGACCAGCGTGTACCAGTGGTCCTCGACCTCGCCCCGGGCGTCCAGCCGGTAGACGGCAGCGGAGATTATCCGGTCGTCGCGTGCGAGGCCGGTGGTCTCCACGTCGACGACCGCGTACCCCTGCGGGTACGCGGCCGGCCACGCTGTCGCTGCTGTCTGGCGGTCGTCGAGCATGGTCACAGAGAATACGGGCCCCTACCGACAACGCCGCAATCCCGGGGGCGGGCCCGCCCGGCCGCCGCCGGAGGCCGGCACCCGTGTCCGGGACGGCAGCGCACGGCTTCCGTTACGGCGTAACCGATATGACGGGGCGTCGGCGCCGCCCCGGGCCGGTACCGCCCTGCCCGTCCCGGCCGCCTGCTGCTCCCGGGACGCCACGGGCGGGGAGGCGCGGTACGCGGCTGCCCGGATGAGACGCTGGCCCGATGACGGACTCCTCCCACGGCGAACCTCATCACAGAGGCCTCGGAGCGCGGCTCAACTGGCTCCGGGCAGCGGTGCTCGGTGCCAACGACGGTGTCGTGTCGACCGCAGGCATCGTCGTCGGCGTCGCCGGCGCCACCGGCTCGCGTACCGCGCTGCTCACCGCCGGTCTCTCCGGACTGCTCGCCGGATCGATGTCGATGGCGGCGGGGGAGTACGTATCGGTGTCCACCCAGCGCGATTCAGAGAAGGCCGCGCTGGCCCTGGAGAGGCGCGAGCTGCGCGAGACCCCGGACGCCGAACTCGACGAGCTGGCCGGGCTCCTGGAGGGCAAGGGCCTCTCGGCGGAACTGGCCCGCGAGGCGGCCGAGCAGCTCACCGAGCGCGACGCGCTGCGCGCCCACGCCGAAGTCGAGCTGGGCATCGACCCCGACGACCTCACCAGTCCCTGGCACGCGGCGGGCGCCAGCTTCGCCGCCTTCACGGCCGGTGCGCTGCTGCCTCTGCTGGCCATGGTGCTGCCGCCGGCCCCGGTCCGGCTGTACATCACGGTGCTCTCGGTCCTGGCGGCGCTGGCCGTGGCGGGCTGGTGGAGCGCCCGGCTGGGCGCCGCACCGGTGCGCCCCGCAGTGGTGCGGAACATGGCCGGGGGCGCGCTGGCCATGGCGGTGACCTACGCCGCCGGGGCGCTCCTCGGCGCGGCGGGCGTCTGAGCGGCCGGGCTGCCCAGGCCCGTTCGAGGAACCAGCTCAGGGGACTGGCTCAAGGACCCGCCGGGCGGCGCCGATTGGCGGAACTCACCAAAACACGCTGACAGAATGTCTCGCATACTTGTCAGTAACAACATCTAGCCGGGGCCGATCCGGCGGCCGTACCGTGCTGGCATGCCGAATCTGCCCGATGTCGTGCTGTGGTCCATACCGGCCTTCGTCCTGCTCACCGTCGTGGAGATGGCGAGCTACCGGTTCCATCCCGACGAGGACTCCGCGGGGTACGAGACCAGGGATGCCGTCACCAGCATCGGCATGGGTCTCGGCAGCCTGGTCTTCGACTTCCTGTGGAAGATCCCCATCGTCGCGATCTACACCGCGGTCTACGAACTGACCCCGCTGCGCGTCCCCGTCCTGTGGTGGACCGTCCCGCTGATGCTGCTCGGCCAGGACTTCTTCTACTACTGGTCGCACCGCGGCCACCACGTGGTCCGCGTCCTGTGGGCCTGCCACGTCGTGCACCACTCCAGCCGCAAGTTCAACCTCACGACCGCGCTGCGCCAGCCCTGGACGTCGCTGACCGTCTGGCCGTTCTACGTCCCGCTGATCGCCCTCGGTGTGCATCCGGCCGCGCTCGCCTTCTGCTCGTCGGCCAACCTCGTCTACCAGTTCTGGGTGCACACCGAGCGGGTGGGCAAGCTGCCGCGCCCCTTCGAGTACGTACTCAACACGCCCTCCCACCACCGGGTGCACCACGCCTCCCAGGGCGGTTACCTGGACCGCAACTTCGGCGGGATCCTCATCGTCTGGGACCGGCTGTTCGGATCCTTCACACCGGAGACCGTGCGGCCCGTCTTCGGGCTGACCAAGAACATCGAGACCTACAACCCGCTGCGGGTCGCGACCCACGAGTACGCGGCGATCGCCCGGGACGTACGGGCCGCGGCGAACTGGCGCGAACGGGCGGGGCGGGTCTTCGGCGGACCGGGCTGGCAGCCGGTACCGGTGACCGGGGCCGCCGCCATGGAGCCGGTGGGGCCCGCCGTCGCATCCGCTCCCGCACCTTCTCCCGCCGCCGCTCCTGGTCCAGCCACCGCCTCCGCCGTCCGGGAGAACCCGTCCGAGCGGATCGCGTGACGCGGGAGCGGGCCGCGCGGCTGCTGCTGCTCGCCTACGCGCTCGCCGCCCTGACCGACCTCTCCGCGCTCCTTGCGCACGGGCACACCGCCCAGACCCTCCACGCCGTCGCCAAACCGCTCCTGATGCCGCTGCTCGCCGCCCAGGTGTACACGCGGGGCGCGCCCCGGCTGCTGATCGCGGCGCTGCTGTTCGGCTGGGGCGGCGACACCCTGCTGCTGATCAACGCGGACCCGGCCTTCCTCGCCGGGATGGCCCTGTTCGCCGCAGGACACGTCTGCTACCTGGTGCTCTTCGGCCGCGGCCGGACGAACCCGTACCTCGGGGCGGGCTACGCGGTCGCGCTGGCCGCCACCGCCGCCGTGCTGCTGTCCGCCCTCCCGGCCGGGCTGCGGATCCCGGTGGCGGGCTACTCGCTGCTGCTCACCGCCATGGCGTACCGGGCGAGCGGCCTCGGCCTGCCGGCCGGGCTCGGCGGTGCGCTCTTCCTGGTCTCCGACACGCTGATCGCCACCGGCATCGCGGACCTGCCTCAGCCGCCCCTACCCGGTTTCTGGGTCATGGCGACCTATGTGGCGGCCCAGTCCCTGCTGGCCGCGGGGGTGCTCCGGTCCGCGGGCACGCCGGCTCCCGCGTACCGTGGCAGCCGTACACCTGTCTGATCAGCAAGGATTTGTCCCATGCGCGCCACCGTCATCCACGCCCCTCATGACATCCGGGTGGAGGAGGTGCCGGACCCCGTGGTCCAGCAGCCCACCGATGTCGTCGTCCGGGTCCTGCGGTCCTGTATCTGCGGCAGCGATCTCTGGGCCTACCGGGGGGTGGCCGCGCGCGTCCCCGGGCAGCGCATAGGCCACGAGTTCCTCGGCACGGTCGAGTCGGCCGGCTCCGACGTGCGGGGGTTCGCCGCCGGTGACCTCGTCGTCGCGCCCTTCGTCTGGTCCGACGGCGCGTGCGAGTACTGCGCCGAGGGGCTGACCACCTCCTGCCCGCAGGGAGGGTTCTGGGGCTCGGCCGGCTCCGACGGCGGCCAGGGTGAAGCGGTCAGAGTGCCCTTCGCCGACGCCACGCTCGTCAAGCTCCCGGCCGCCGCAGCGACCGACGACCGGCTGCTCACCGGGCTGCTCGCGCTCTCCGACGTCATGGGCACCGGCCACCACGCAGCCCTCGGCGCCGGTGTGCGGCCGGGCAGCGTCGTCGCCGTCGTCGGTGACGGAGCCGTCGGGCTCTGCGGGGTACTGGCCGCCAGGCGGCTGGGCGCCGAGCGCATCATCGCGCTCGGCCGGCACCAGGCCCGTACGGACATCGCCCGGACCTTCGGTGCCACGGACATCGTCGCGGTCCGCGGCGACGAGGCCGTCGCCGCGGTGCGCGAGCTGACCGGCGGCCAGGGCGCGCACGCGGTGATCGAGGCCGTCGGCACCGAGCAGTCGATGGCCACCGCCGTCGCCGTCACCCGCGACGGCGGGGCCATCGGATACGTCGGTGTCCCGCACGGCAGCGGTACGGGCCTGGACCTCAGCGACATGTTCAACCGCAACATCGCCCTGCGCGGTGGTGTCGCGCCGGTCCGCACCTACATCCCCGAGCTGCTGCCCGACGTACTGGACGGCACGATCGACCCGTCACCGGTCTTCGACCGGACCGTCGGCCTGGACGAGGTGCCGGACGGTTACCGGGCGATGGACGAGCGCACCGCGCTCAAGGTGCTCGTGAAGTAGGGGGCGCAGCGGCCCGGCCCGGTCCGGCGGCCACGTCCTACCGGGTGACCGCGTGCAGCGCGTCGGCCAGGCCCGCCCCGTAGAAGCTGTTGTGGTCCCTGCCGCCCCGGCAGACCGCGTCGGGCCTGCCGTCACCGTCGGCGTCGATGGGGTACGGGTCCGGGCAGGCGAGCCGGTCGGCCCCCGCGTACAGCAGCGCCTCGATCTGGGCGGGCGAGGCATGCGGATGGCGGGACTTGATCAGCGCCGCGACCCCGGCGGCATGCGGGGACGCCATGGACGTACCCGACATGTAGGCATAGCCGCCGCCCGGTACCGGGCCGAGCACCGCGCTGCTGGTCGCGGGCGGCTCGGGGGGCTGGAACGCCACCGAGTCGCCGCCCGGCGCCGCGATGTCGATGACCCCCAGGCCGTAGTTGGAGTAGGAGGACTTGAGGGTCTTGGCGCCGGTCGCCGCCACCGTGACCACGCCCGGCAACTGGCCCGGAATCACTGGGCACCTGGACGGGTCCACCGTGCGGGTGACCGCTGTGCCGTCGTCCGGGCTCAGTGCGTCGGTGACCGCGTGCGAGGCCAGGTCGAACCCGTCATTGGCGGCGCCGGCGACGTTGACCGTGCCCTTGCGCTCCGCGTAGCGGGCCAGTCCCGCGGGCAGCGCGAGGGCGCGCCACCGCCCGTATCCCGGATGGGCGTATCTCGGACGAGCCATGGGTTCTCCACATCATCCCTGCCAACCGACGCCCTGCGAGCCGCAGTTGGGCGCTGCCCGACCAGTGAAGCCGACGCCGGCCGTTCCTGCCCGGCAATCAGTCCAGCAAGAAGGGCCGGGCGTTGAACCACTCCGCCCCGCGCGCCGTGCCCTTGTCGGAGACCCGTACCGCGGGTCCTCCGGAAGCCCACCCACCGTAAGCACGTCGCGAGGAGAATCCGTGGCCACCGATGCACCGCAGACCCCGGAAGGAACGGACACCGGGCCCCGCCCGGACCGGCCCACGACAGAGATGTTCACCGAGGTGCAGCAGAGCGCCGAGTTCGGCGAACTGCGCAGCGCCCACCGCTCCTTCGCCTTCCCGCTGACCGTCGGCTTCGTGGCCTGGTACCTGCTGTACGTCCTGCTGTCGAGCTACGCGGGCGGCTTCAT
This window harbors:
- a CDS encoding DEDDh family exonuclease, with the translated sequence MTMLDDRQTAATAWPAAYPQGYAVVDVETTGLARDDRIISAAVYRLDARGEVEDHWYTLVNPERDPGPVWIHGLTSDVLEGAPLFPEIAAEFAERLDGRVLVAHNAIFDWQMISREYARAQRTAPVRQRLCTIALSKELALPLPNHKLESLAAHFGVVQEHAHHALDDARVLAEAFRPSLHAAARDGVRLPLLECRPLTEWSDAPAAPRVGYQASYRQSSWRPARKRPACPYPNPGRYEPGKPLAQGMRVAFSGDTSVDRELLEDRAAEAGLHVATSLSRLTSLLVTNDPDSATSKTVKAKSFGTPVIDEAAFTQLLRDVAPAPADG
- a CDS encoding VIT1/CCC1 transporter family protein; protein product: MTDSSHGEPHHRGLGARLNWLRAAVLGANDGVVSTAGIVVGVAGATGSRTALLTAGLSGLLAGSMSMAAGEYVSVSTQRDSEKAALALERRELRETPDAELDELAGLLEGKGLSAELAREAAEQLTERDALRAHAEVELGIDPDDLTSPWHAAGASFAAFTAGALLPLLAMVLPPAPVRLYITVLSVLAALAVAGWWSARLGAAPVRPAVVRNMAGGALAMAVTYAAGALLGAAGV
- a CDS encoding sterol desaturase family protein, producing the protein MPNLPDVVLWSIPAFVLLTVVEMASYRFHPDEDSAGYETRDAVTSIGMGLGSLVFDFLWKIPIVAIYTAVYELTPLRVPVLWWTVPLMLLGQDFFYYWSHRGHHVVRVLWACHVVHHSSRKFNLTTALRQPWTSLTVWPFYVPLIALGVHPAALAFCSSANLVYQFWVHTERVGKLPRPFEYVLNTPSHHRVHHASQGGYLDRNFGGILIVWDRLFGSFTPETVRPVFGLTKNIETYNPLRVATHEYAAIARDVRAAANWRERAGRVFGGPGWQPVPVTGAAAMEPVGPAVASAPAPSPAAAPGPATASAVRENPSERIA
- a CDS encoding lysoplasmalogenase; protein product: MTRERAARLLLLAYALAALTDLSALLAHGHTAQTLHAVAKPLLMPLLAAQVYTRGAPRLLIAALLFGWGGDTLLLINADPAFLAGMALFAAGHVCYLVLFGRGRTNPYLGAGYAVALAATAAVLLSALPAGLRIPVAGYSLLLTAMAYRASGLGLPAGLGGALFLVSDTLIATGIADLPQPPLPGFWVMATYVAAQSLLAAGVLRSAGTPAPAYRGSRTPV
- a CDS encoding zinc-dependent alcohol dehydrogenase family protein, encoding MRATVIHAPHDIRVEEVPDPVVQQPTDVVVRVLRSCICGSDLWAYRGVAARVPGQRIGHEFLGTVESAGSDVRGFAAGDLVVAPFVWSDGACEYCAEGLTTSCPQGGFWGSAGSDGGQGEAVRVPFADATLVKLPAAAATDDRLLTGLLALSDVMGTGHHAALGAGVRPGSVVAVVGDGAVGLCGVLAARRLGAERIIALGRHQARTDIARTFGATDIVAVRGDEAVAAVRELTGGQGAHAVIEAVGTEQSMATAVAVTRDGGAIGYVGVPHGSGTGLDLSDMFNRNIALRGGVAPVRTYIPELLPDVLDGTIDPSPVFDRTVGLDEVPDGYRAMDERTALKVLVK
- a CDS encoding S8 family serine peptidase is translated as MARPRYAHPGYGRWRALALPAGLARYAERKGTVNVAGAANDGFDLASHAVTDALSPDDGTAVTRTVDPSRCPVIPGQLPGVVTVAATGAKTLKSSYSNYGLGVIDIAAPGGDSVAFQPPEPPATSSAVLGPVPGGGYAYMSGTSMASPHAAGVAALIKSRHPHASPAQIEALLYAGADRLACPDPYPIDADGDGRPDAVCRGGRDHNSFYGAGLADALHAVTR
- a CDS encoding DUF485 domain-containing protein — encoded protein: MATDAPQTPEGTDTGPRPDRPTTEMFTEVQQSAEFGELRSAHRSFAFPLTVGFVAWYLLYVLLSSYAGGFMGTTLFGNINVALVLGLGQFLTTFLIAWFYSRHAATRLDPKGAAIKSRMEERA